GGTAGCGCCGGCATTGTAGAGCTTGGCAATCTCGGCCATCTGCCAGGTCTGGTGGCCTTTGGCATCGGCCCGGGTACCCGAGCCCTTGCAGGTGTTGCCGCAAACCGGCAGCACATACTTCTCGACCGCTTCGGCCTGGTTGGCTACGGCCCAGTTCCAGCCCTGGATGGAGGCCCGGATCAGGCGGGCAGCCACCTGCCGACCGGTAAGGCCCGAGCCTTTGAAGTTGCGGTCGTTGAGCACCCGCTCGGTGGTAAAAATCAGGTCTTCCAGAAGGTTGATGCCTTCATCGGCCAGTTTGAAAATGTCTACCTTGGTCTCGTCGTAGCCCAGCCCGGCGATCTGGTTGACCTCGTTGTAGATCATGGCCGAGACGAGCTGTACCTTGTCCGGGAAAACCAACGCCGGGTCGAAGGGGTAGCTCACCGCGGTAACATCGGGGTTGGTGGCCCGGGGATCGAGCGAGCTGGTCAGGCCGCACTTGCGGAACAGGGCCACCGCCGGATACTCATTGCCGGAGGGCCAGACCCCTACGCTCTTGCCCTTCAGATCCTTGCAGAGGTCTTTGATTCCGGTAGACTTGAGCGCCACCAGGGTAAAGCCCGAGCGCTGGAAGATCTGCGCCAGGTGCACCACGGGAATGCCCCGTTCGCGGGCAGTGAGTAGGTCGGCAATCCAGGTAGTACCAAAGTCGGCTGCGCCGGACTGCACGACCTGGATAGGCGACTGGTCGCCCGCCGGTAGCAGGGTTACGTCGAGCCCCTGGGCCCGGAAAAACCCCCGCTCTTTGGCCACAAAGAACCCGGCAAACTGTGCCTGCGGGAACCACTTAAGCTGCAAGTTGACCTTGACCAGGTTTTGCTGGGCACTCGCCAGCGATACCAACACAAAAACCGCCAGTACCCAAAAGACCGACCACTTCTTCATTCCTGCCTCCTTTTGTACCAGAGCGACTTCAGATGGTAGCCTACTGCAACCTACAACCCTCTTGTCAAGCGTTTTCCGTTTCACCTCCCCCGACTGATAGCCGATAGCAACCGAAAACTCTTGGCTAAAAGCTATAGGCTATTCCTGAACAATACATGCCACCCCGTCAACTTGCGCTCGAGATGCCGGTTTCGCCGCGTAGCGGGGAGACCGAAGGTGCGAGCCTGGCACAATGATCGTTAGCGGTGAGATACATGCCACCCCGTCAACTTGCGCTCGAGATGCCGGTTTCGCCGCGTAGCGGGGAGACCGAAGGTGCGAGCCTGGCATAAAGAACCTTAGCGGAAGGACACGTGCCATCCGGTTAATCTCCGCTCGAGCCACGCCACCAGGTTGTACCAGGCGATACCAATCAGCGAGGCCACGATAATCGCCGACCACACAATGTCGAAGCCAAACCGGCCCGCCTCGATCTGGATGCGAAAGCCCAGGCCCTGTCCATTGGCCCCAAAGAACTCCCCCACGATGGCGCCGATCATGGCCAGGGTAGTGCCTAGTTTGAGCGCATTGAAAATGAACGGCAGCGCGTTGGGCAGCCGAAGCCAACGGTACTGCTGCAGCTCCGCGGCCGCATAAGAGCGCATTAACTCGAGCGAGAGCGGATGCACCTCGGTCAGCCCCCGAAAGGTGTTGACCACCACCGGGAAAAACACCGTAATCGCCACAATGACCGCCTTGGAGGGCCAGTCAATACCGATCATCTTGACCAGCACCGGGGCCAGCGCCACAATCGGAATACTGCTAAAAAGCGTGGCATAGGGCAAAAGGCCCCGCTCTAAAAAGGTATACCGACTCACCAGCAAGGCTGTTAATACCCCCAAACTGCAACCGATCAAATACCCCACCATCGCTTCCAATACCACCGTCTGGAAGGCATCTTGCAGCAGCACCTCGCGCACCCCAACCAGGGTCGCAAGCACCCGGCTGGGTGTAGGAATAAGGCCAGCGGGCACCTGATAGGCCCGCAACAGGGCCTCGGCGGTTACCAGCACCACCAGCAGGGTCAGGGCGGCTGGGGTAAAGCCCACCAGCGGATTGGCGGTATTGGCAAACTGCCGGGCCACCCCAGCAAGCCCCCAGACGGCCAACACAAAACCCAGTCCGATTAGGAGCTTCAAGGTGCTCGAGGCCGGTTCGGTCTGGTTCCACCAGGTCGCAATAAACCATCCCAAAAGTCCAAAGCCCAGGCCCAGCAAAAGCCAGCCCAGGCCATCCCTCGAGCCCACACGCTTGGAGGGCAGGGTCATCTTCAACCCACCTCCCCTCGAGGAGCCGGCCCGGCCCGCCTGACCACCGGCGCAGCCCGCCCCCCCTGTCGCCAGGGTGTCAGCAGGCGCTCGAGCCAGCCCACCAGAGCCACCAGCAAAATGCCCAGCAGGGCCGACGAAAGCATGATGACCCACATGGCCACCACATCCGAAGCACGGGAGTTTTCGGCCAGCATCTTTCCAATCCCCTGGAAGCTGATGGTAGAAATTTCGGCCACGATGGCTCCAATCAAAGCCGCCGTCATGGATACCTTAAAAGCCGTGAAGAGATACGGCACCGAAGCCGGAAAGCGCAGTTTGAGATAGGTTTGCCAATTACCCGCGTTGTAGGTTTTCATCAGGTCGAGGGCCAGGGGGTCGGGGCTTTTGAGCCCCTTGGCCAACCCGATGGTGATGGGAAAGAACGCAATATAGGCCGCTATAATGGCCTTGGGAAGCCAGCCCTGTACCCCATACTGCCCCAAAAGCACCACCAGCATGGGGGCAATGGCGATGATGGGCACCGTCTGGGAGGCCACAATCCAGGGTAAAAGCGCCCGCTCAAAGGCCCTCGAGACCACCATCCCAATGGCAAAGAAGAAGCCCAACAAAGCCGCCAACAGCAGACCTACAATGGTCTCGAGGGCTGTCACGGCGGCGTTGAGGGGAATGGCATTTGGGGAGTTTAGGGGAAACATCAGGTTACCAAAGCCATTCCACAGCTGCTGCGGCGAGGGCAACACCGGACTCCGAAGCTGCGTCGCGCATTCCACCGCGGTCTTGCACGGGAGCGCCGCGCCGGTATCCAGCGCCCGCTGGGCCGCCGGAATGTTGGCCAGATACATAAGAGGCCAGTACAAAGCCAGCGCCACAAGGGCCACTACCAGCATGGGCCCCAGGTTGGGCGAGAGCCGCATCACTCGGTCACCTCGTAGCCATGCCCTTTGCGCAAGGCCTCGCGCACCTGAGTGGCGATCTCGAAAAACTGTGGGGTCTCGCGGGTCTCGAAGGTGCGGGGCTGGGGCAGGTCTACCGGAATGACGGTCTCGATTTTGCCGGGGCGCGGCGTCATGACCACAATACGCGTGGAAAGAAACACCGCCTCGGGGATGGAGTGGGTCACGAAGATGACAGTCTTGCCGGTCTCGCGCCACAGCCGCAAAAGCTCCAGGTTCAGGTTTTCGCGGGTGATCTCGTCCAAAGCCCCAAATGGCTCGTCCATAAAAAGCAGTTGCGGATCGAAGGCCAATGCCCGGGCGATGGAGACGCGCTGCTGCATCCCCCCCGAGAGCTGCCAGGGGTAGTGCTTGGCAAACTTTTCCAGCCCCACCAAGGCCAGCATCTTCTCGGCTCTGGCTTTGCGTTCCCCGGCCGGAAAGTTCATCACCTCCAAGGGCAGGATCACATTGGAGAGCACCGTGCGCCACTCCATCAGGGTGGGAGCCTGAAACACATACCCATAGACACGTGACTTCCGGGCCTCTTCCGGGGTCTTGCCCCCCACCCGGATGGTGCCCGAGGTCGGCTGAATCAGGTCCGCCAACAGGCGCAGCAGGGTGGTTTTGCCGCAGCCCGAAGGGCCGATCAGGCTGATGAACTCCCCCTCGGCAATCTCGAGGTTGGCGCCTTGGAGGGCTATGGTGCCGTTCTGAAAAACCATCGAAACATCCCGCACCGAAACGATGGGGCCTGGGTTGGAACCGCTCACGGATGGCTGGAGAGAGGGATTGGCTTGCATCATAGTGTTTCCTACTTGTGTCTATGGCCGGTCAAGGCAGCAGCCACGCCCAGCCCGATGTAGATGCCACCGGTGACCCAGCGCTGCCCCAAGGCAAAGCGCGGCTCCTGGGTTTTGCGACGAAGCCAGCCTCCCAGCGTGCTTGACAGGAGTGCATAGGCTCCATCGCTAAAGGTGGCCAGGGTGATAAAAACCAGCCCCAGCAGCAAGAACTGCTGCGAGGCCGCCCCTCTGGCCGGGTCTACGAACTGCGGCAGAAAAGCAAAGAAGAAGAGGGCGGTTTTGGGGTTGAGGGCGTTTACCACAAAGCCCTGCACAAAAATCTGTCTCAGCGGCTGGCGGCGCCACACGCCGAGCTCGAGCGGCTCCCTCGAGAGCCAGGTTCGCAAGCCCAGGTAGACCAGATAGGCCGCACCGGCATACTTGACCAGGTTGAAGGCCAGGGCACTGGAGAGCAGAATGGCCGAAAGGCCCAGGGTGGCCATCAGCACATGCACCATACCGCCGCACTGAATGCCCAACACGCTGGCCAAACCCGCCGCTGACCCCTGCGAAGCGCTGCGGGTCACAATGTACAGCACCGCTGGCCCCGGAATTAGGAGCAAGGCCAGACTGGCCAGGGCAAACACCAGCAGTTGATCAGGGGGTATCAGCATCGAGGCCTCTTTCTAGTAGGGGATTCTACTGCGCATCCACCTACCATTTCCTGGAACCACGCCGTGCCCACACCATCAACAACCCCCCCACCCCTGCAAACAACCCCCAAGCAGAGCTACCCACCAGCGCCAGAATCACCCCAATCGCAAGACATACGCCTCCCAGCAAGTGGAGCACCTGCTTCGGCTTCATCAGAAATACATCGGCTCGCGCCGCAGGAGCTGGCCCCTTCCCTTCTCCCCTACAAACTGCCCCTCTCGCACCGCGACCTTACCCCGCACCGTCACCACGCTGGGCCGGCCATCAATTTCCATGCCCTCGAAGCCGTTGTAATCGTTGTTCACGTGCTGGGTCTTGACCGAGATAACCCCCCGGTAGCTGGGGTCGTAGACCACCAGGTCGGCATCGCTCCCCACCGCGATGGTGCCCTTGCGGGGGAAGAGCCCGAAGAGCTTGGCGGCCTTGGTGCTGGCCGCGTCCACAAAGCGGTGGATGTCCAGGTTGCCCCGGCTTACCCCGTAGGTGTAGAGCAGGTTCACCCGATCCTCGATGGCCGGGATGCCGTTGGGAATGGCGGTAAAGGCGTCTTTGCCTAAGAGCTTCTGCTCGGTGTCGAAGGGGCAGTGGTCGGTGCCCACGGTGTCGATGAGGCCCTGGGCTAAGGCATCCCAAAGGGCCTTCTGGTTGCGCTTGTCGCGCAGGGGTGGCGACATGATGTACTTCATGGCCTCCACCCCGCCCCGCTCGGCGTAGGTCTTATCCAGGAGGAAGTGGGGGATCACCGACTCGATGTAGATGGGCACACCGCGCGCCTTGGCGCTCAAAGCCGCGTCCAGGGCAGGTTTGCAGGAGAGGTGCACCACGTAGCCGGTAGCGCCAGTGTTCTCCAAAAAGGTGGCGAAGCGGGCGGTGCCCTCGGCCTCCACCGACTCGGGGCGGCTGGGCTCGTGCCACTCGGGGCCGGTCTTGCCCTCGGACAAGAGTTTTTGCTGCAACCGCCCCACCAGCTCGGCATTCTCGCAGTGGGCGGTCACGATCACCCCCAGCTCCTTGGCCAGCCGCAGGGTCTCGTACATCTCGCCGTCGTCCACGCCGAAGAAGTTTTTGTAGGAGAGGAAAATCTTGAAGGAGTTGATGCCGTCGGCCACAATCTCCCGCAGCTCCCCTTCGGTCTTGGAGTCAAACTTGGAGACGGCCATGTGGAAGGTGTAGTCGCAGTAGCTATTCCCTTCGGCCTTGCTCTTCCAAAGCTGGTAGCCCTCGAGGGCATCATCGTTTCGGCTGGGGCAGCACATCTCGATGTAGGTGGTGGTGCCGCCCATCAGGGCCGCCTTGGAGCCGGTTTCGTGGGTATCCTTGGCGAAGGTGGCCATGAAGGGTAAGTAGATGTGCACGTGGGGGTCTATGAAGCCCGGGAAGACGTACTTGCCTGTAGCGTCAATCACCTCCGTTTCTGGGGGAACCTCGAGGTTCTGCCCGATGCGGGTGATGGTCTCCCCTTCCGCATAGATGTCGGCCTTGTAGCGGCTGTCCGCAGTGATGATCTCGCCGTTTTTGATCAGCAACCCCATCGCGCCCTCCTTCTAGCCGCGCAGCGGCCTTGAAAAGGAATAAATATACACAACCAAACCCTGTGCCAAGGCAGATCCTCCTCGAGCCGCCCTAGTGAATCTCAATGCCCACCTCCTTGCGGTAGCGTTCCATGGCCTCCCAGTCCTCGGTCACCTCGGGCCGGGTCTGCATCAGCTCCCGCCAGGTCACCGGGGCCCGGCCTGAGGGCACCTCAACCATTTCAATGCAGCCCTCCACCGGGCAGACGTTGTGACAAAGCCGGCAGCCCACGCAGTCTTCCTCGCGCACCACCGGCTGGGGACGGGTGCTTACGGCCTCGAGCTTGCCGTTGGCGCGGACGTCGTAGCGGAAGGGCGGCACTACCTGGCCCTGGGCGTCCACCAGGTCGATGCACTGGTGGGCGGTGTCGTTGCAGGCCACATAGCAAAGGTTGCACTGGATGCACTTCTCGGGGTCGATACGGGCCACCGCACGAAAAGAAAGGTCGAAGTCGTTGAAGTCGGAGATGCGGTGGAGGCTCTTGCCCACCACCTCGTCGATGGTCTTGAAGCCCTTGGCGTCCATCCAGGCGTTCAGGCCGTCCACCAGATCCTCGATGATGCGGTAGCCGTAATGCATCACCGCGGTGCAGACCTGAAGGCTGGTAGCGCCCAGCAGCAAAAACTCGGCGGCGTCCCTCCAGGTGCTAATGCCTCCCATGCCCGATATGGGCACCCCCGATTGGCGCACCGCTTCGTCCACCCCCAGCGAAGAAAGCATGTTCAGGGCGATGGGTTTGACCGCAGGCCCGGCATAGCCCCCATGGCCTCCCTTGCCACCGATGTTGGGGGTGATCTCGAGGGTGTCCAGATCCACCCCGATGATGGAGTTGATGGTGTTGATGAGGGAGAGCCCATGGGCCCCCGCGGCCAGGGCGGCTCGAGCTGGCGGCACCACCGAGGCCACGTTGGGGGTCAGCTTCACAATGACCGGAATCCGGGCCACCTCGGTCACCCAGCCCGTAATCTGCTGGCAGTACTCGGGTACCTGGCCCACTGCTGAACCCATGCCCCGCTCGCTCATGCCGTGGGGGCAGCCATAGTTGAGCTCGATGCCGTCGGCCCCGGTGTCCTCTATCTTGATCACGATGTCCCGCCAGGCCTCGGGCTTGGACTCCACCATGGCCGAAACGATCACCGCCCGGTCGGGCCAGTGCCGCTTGACATCGCGAATCTCCTTTAGGTTAACCTCCAAAGGCCGATCCGAGATCAGCTCCACGTTGTTGATGGCCAACATCTTCTGGCCACCGTAGTGCCAGGCCCCGTAGCGGTTGGATACGTTTAAAACCGGCGCCCCAATGGTCTTCCAGACCGCCCCGCCCCAGCCCGCCTCGAAGGCTTTGTGGATCTGCGCTCCGCTGTTGGTAGGCGGGGCCGAGGCCAGCCAGAAGGGGTTGGGCGACTTGATGCCCGCAAAATTTATGCGAAGATCTGCCATTTCAAACACCATCCTTTCTCATTCACGCATAGCGCAACAAAGCGCTTGGTTTTGCCTGCTCGAGGGATGCTCGTGGAAAGGGCCTCGCCTAAGAGCATCGCTACCGCCCCTAATCGGCCGCCACCGTGCTGGGCATCAGGCTGCGGTGAATGGCAAAGGCCGCCAGCTTGCCGTCCTGCACCGCCATTACGGTAGAGGCCGAGCCCCTGGCCCGGATGCAGTCGCCCCCGGCATATACCCCCGGCAGGCTGGTCTCATAGGCTTGGTTCACCTTGATGAAGCCTTTTTCGGTCTCGAGGCCCAGCGCCTGGGCCAGCCAGGGCTTCTCCTGCCCAATGGCCTTGACCACCTGGTCGCAGGGAAGCACGAACTCCGAGCCCGGCACCGGCTCCGGGGCGGGCCGGCCCGAGGCGTCGGGAGCGCCTAGGCGCATCCGCACGCACTTGAGGCCCACCACCTGCCCACCTTCAAGCAGCACCTCCACCGGCTGGGTGAGGAAGCGGAACTCAATGCCCTCCTTCTTGGCGAACTCGTACTCGTGCGGGTAGGCGGTCATCTCCCGCTCGCTGCGGCGGTAGACCATGGTCACCCGCTCGGCACCCAGCCGCTTGGCGATGGTCGCGCAGTCCACCGCGGTGTTGCCGGCCCCAATCACCACCACCTGCCGGCCCACCTTTAGCCCGGCCGGGTTCATCTTGGAGGCCTCGATGTAGCTCAGGCCATCCACCACCTGCTCCTCTCCGGGAATGCCGAGCTTGGGCACCGACCCCAGGCCCACGCCCAGGAAGACCGCATCAAAGCCAGAGCGCACCTCCTCCCAAGAAAGGTTCCGCCCCAGCTCCATTCCGGTTCTAATCTCCACCCCCAGCCGCTTGATCATCTCCACCTCGGCCAGGGCCACCTCCACCGGTTCCCGCAACACGATGATGCCGTAGGTGGAAAGCCCACCGGCCAGCTCGCGCTTCTCGAACACGGTCACGCTGTGCCCCAGCTTGGCCAGCTCCCCCGCGCAGGTCAGGCCCGCGGGCCCAGCCCCAATCACCGCCACCCGCTTACCCGTGGGTGGGCCCGGCTTGAATACATCTATTCCCCGCTCGTAGACATAATCGGTGGCGTAACGCTGCAAGCGCCCGATCATGATGGGTTTTTCCTCAGCATTCAGGACACAAGCCCCCTCGCAAAGCTCCTCCACCGGGCAGACCCGCGCACAGGTAGCCCCCATCAGGTTGGCCTCCAAAATCGTGCGGGCCGAACCCACCACATTTCCACTGGCGATTTTTTTGATGAACTTGGGGATGTCGATATGGGTAGGGCAGGCGTGGGTGCAAGGCGCGTCGTAGCAGTAGAGGCAGCGATGGGCCTCTACCAACGCCTCGTGGTCGGTGAGGGGCGGGTGGTATTCGGATAAAACTTCCTCTGGCTTGATGATCTGCACGCTTCCTCCTTTGTCTGGCTCGAGGCCACTTTGCCATAGCAAAAAAGCAAAAACCCTCTCGGTGATCCTGTCACTAAGAAGGTTCGTGCCCTCACGGGAGCCGATTTAACCTGAGATAATGATTTTTGCTATCTGGAATATACGAGCCGGGTTTGAACGTTGTCAAGCACCCTTTATGCCCGCTTTGCACGGCAAAAGAGAACCTGTAGCGATCCGTTCGATGCCCTAGCGCAAGAGTCCGCTGGCCAGGCCGCATCGTTCGGCCCCGCATAGCCGATTTGGGCAACCATTCCGGTGAAAGCTTTTGGCCCACGCCAATACATTGTGTTTAGGGTGAAACTATATTATTCCTTTATGTTATTGACTTAAACATCGTTATGCTATATACATAGTTTATGGCGCTCAAGCGAAGTGTATCTAACAAAAAAGCCGCCCGCGACTTTCTTGTAGACATTGCCACCGGCGCAATTGCTGCCCTCTTGCTGGTCGCTTTTGCCTTCCTTGTACCTCCGATGTAGGGGAGGGGGCTGGAGCCGTAGTTTCTCCACCGACAGTCTCTGTGGGATAGAATTTTACCGTGTTTGAGACGCTTGAAGGTTTGGTATTGGAAGCCCAGATGGTATCGATTCATGGGGCAGTTTTCTACGATGTGGTGTTGCTAGTGGGCAGTACGGCCCGTCGGGTGCGTTTTCAGGATACGTTTTTGCACCCGGCCCCCAAACCGGGCGAGTATCTGCGTCTCGAGCTCATTTTGGGAAATGTGAGCGATGTGCAACGAATTCTTTCACCCTAGATCGTTCGCCCAACGCCTGGCCAAACATTAACAAACCTTGAGCAAACCATACTCAACTAGCCTAAGTGTAACATCTGACCCTATCCCGGTATCTTCGCATTATAAAATCAAGACATATATCGCTCCCATCCCGCCGCGAGAGCGACGAACCACAGGCGGATCACAGGAGATAGATACCATATGCGCTTAGAACTGCCGGTCATTCCGCTGCGAAACACCGTCATCCTGCCCCACACCACTACCCCGGTGGACGTGGGCCGCGCCAAGAGCAAACGTGCGGTCGAAGAGGCGATGGGTGCCGACCGGCTGATCTTCTTGGTAGCACAACGCGACCCGGAGGTAGACGACCCCACCCAG
This genomic stretch from Meiothermus sp. harbors:
- a CDS encoding ABC transporter substrate-binding protein, which produces MKKWSVFWVLAVFVLVSLASAQQNLVKVNLQLKWFPQAQFAGFFVAKERGFFRAQGLDVTLLPAGDQSPIQVVQSGAADFGTTWIADLLTARERGIPVVHLAQIFQRSGFTLVALKSTGIKDLCKDLKGKSVGVWPSGNEYPAVALFRKCGLTSSLDPRATNPDVTAVSYPFDPALVFPDKVQLVSAMIYNEVNQIAGLGYDETKVDIFKLADEGINLLEDLIFTTERVLNDRNFKGSGLTGRQVAARLIRASIQGWNWAVANQAEAVEKYVLPVCGNTCKGSGTRADAKGHQTWQMAEIAKLYNAGATTKGWAGFLVPADYQASVRLLREQGILTKDPPAATVDYGPWEAATGKRARDWK
- a CDS encoding ABC transporter permease; its protein translation is MTLPSKRVGSRDGLGWLLLGLGFGLLGWFIATWWNQTEPASSTLKLLIGLGFVLAVWGLAGVARQFANTANPLVGFTPAALTLLVVLVTAEALLRAYQVPAGLIPTPSRVLATLVGVREVLLQDAFQTVVLEAMVGYLIGCSLGVLTALLVSRYTFLERGLLPYATLFSSIPIVALAPVLVKMIGIDWPSKAVIVAITVFFPVVVNTFRGLTEVHPLSLELMRSYAAAELQQYRWLRLPNALPFIFNALKLGTTLAMIGAIVGEFFGANGQGLGFRIQIEAGRFGFDIVWSAIIVASLIGIAWYNLVAWLERRLTGWHVSFR
- a CDS encoding ABC transporter permease; translated protein: MRLSPNLGPMLVVALVALALYWPLMYLANIPAAQRALDTGAALPCKTAVECATQLRSPVLPSPQQLWNGFGNLMFPLNSPNAIPLNAAVTALETIVGLLLAALLGFFFAIGMVVSRAFERALLPWIVASQTVPIIAIAPMLVVLLGQYGVQGWLPKAIIAAYIAFFPITIGLAKGLKSPDPLALDLMKTYNAGNWQTYLKLRFPASVPYLFTAFKVSMTAALIGAIVAEISTISFQGIGKMLAENSRASDVVAMWVIMLSSALLGILLVALVGWLERLLTPWRQGGRAAPVVRRAGPAPRGEVG
- a CDS encoding ABC transporter ATP-binding protein encodes the protein MMQANPSLQPSVSGSNPGPIVSVRDVSMVFQNGTIALQGANLEIAEGEFISLIGPSGCGKTTLLRLLADLIQPTSGTIRVGGKTPEEARKSRVYGYVFQAPTLMEWRTVLSNVILPLEVMNFPAGERKARAEKMLALVGLEKFAKHYPWQLSGGMQQRVSIARALAFDPQLLFMDEPFGALDEITRENLNLELLRLWRETGKTVIFVTHSIPEAVFLSTRIVVMTPRPGKIETVIPVDLPQPRTFETRETPQFFEIATQVREALRKGHGYEVTE
- a CDS encoding LysE family translocator gives rise to the protein MLIPPDQLLVFALASLALLLIPGPAVLYIVTRSASQGSAAGLASVLGIQCGGMVHVLMATLGLSAILLSSALAFNLVKYAGAAYLVYLGLRTWLSREPLELGVWRRQPLRQIFVQGFVVNALNPKTALFFFAFLPQFVDPARGAASQQFLLLGLVFITLATFSDGAYALLSSTLGGWLRRKTQEPRFALGQRWVTGGIYIGLGVAAALTGHRHK
- the hydA gene encoding dihydropyrimidinase, yielding MGLLIKNGEIITADSRYKADIYAEGETITRIGQNLEVPPETEVIDATGKYVFPGFIDPHVHIYLPFMATFAKDTHETGSKAALMGGTTTYIEMCCPSRNDDALEGYQLWKSKAEGNSYCDYTFHMAVSKFDSKTEGELREIVADGINSFKIFLSYKNFFGVDDGEMYETLRLAKELGVIVTAHCENAELVGRLQQKLLSEGKTGPEWHEPSRPESVEAEGTARFATFLENTGATGYVVHLSCKPALDAALSAKARGVPIYIESVIPHFLLDKTYAERGGVEAMKYIMSPPLRDKRNQKALWDALAQGLIDTVGTDHCPFDTEQKLLGKDAFTAIPNGIPAIEDRVNLLYTYGVSRGNLDIHRFVDAASTKAAKLFGLFPRKGTIAVGSDADLVVYDPSYRGVISVKTQHVNNDYNGFEGMEIDGRPSVVTVRGKVAVREGQFVGEKGRGQLLRREPMYF
- the preA gene encoding NAD-dependent dihydropyrimidine dehydrogenase subunit PreA; protein product: MADLRINFAGIKSPNPFWLASAPPTNSGAQIHKAFEAGWGGAVWKTIGAPVLNVSNRYGAWHYGGQKMLAINNVELISDRPLEVNLKEIRDVKRHWPDRAVIVSAMVESKPEAWRDIVIKIEDTGADGIELNYGCPHGMSERGMGSAVGQVPEYCQQITGWVTEVARIPVIVKLTPNVASVVPPARAALAAGAHGLSLINTINSIIGVDLDTLEITPNIGGKGGHGGYAGPAVKPIALNMLSSLGVDEAVRQSGVPISGMGGISTWRDAAEFLLLGATSLQVCTAVMHYGYRIIEDLVDGLNAWMDAKGFKTIDEVVGKSLHRISDFNDFDLSFRAVARIDPEKCIQCNLCYVACNDTAHQCIDLVDAQGQVVPPFRYDVRANGKLEAVSTRPQPVVREEDCVGCRLCHNVCPVEGCIEMVEVPSGRAPVTWRELMQTRPEVTEDWEAMERYRKEVGIEIH
- a CDS encoding NAD(P)-dependent oxidoreductase, translated to MQIIKPEEVLSEYHPPLTDHEALVEAHRCLYCYDAPCTHACPTHIDIPKFIKKIASGNVVGSARTILEANLMGATCARVCPVEELCEGACVLNAEEKPIMIGRLQRYATDYVYERGIDVFKPGPPTGKRVAVIGAGPAGLTCAGELAKLGHSVTVFEKRELAGGLSTYGIIVLREPVEVALAEVEMIKRLGVEIRTGMELGRNLSWEEVRSGFDAVFLGVGLGSVPKLGIPGEEQVVDGLSYIEASKMNPAGLKVGRQVVVIGAGNTAVDCATIAKRLGAERVTMVYRRSEREMTAYPHEYEFAKKEGIEFRFLTQPVEVLLEGGQVVGLKCVRMRLGAPDASGRPAPEPVPGSEFVLPCDQVVKAIGQEKPWLAQALGLETEKGFIKVNQAYETSLPGVYAGGDCIRARGSASTVMAVQDGKLAAFAIHRSLMPSTVAAD